A section of the Drosophila sechellia strain sech25 chromosome 3L, ASM438219v1, whole genome shotgun sequence genome encodes:
- the LOC6620131 gene encoding uncharacterized protein LOC6620131, whose translation MDQIITSTLKNRRRRSLGLRLLICYLKKSNIKLEDNVHTWTCLLVQSCKLPELCLYGDLIFSAMALLMDKIQSDGNMSKAFASAHLYKVVECLSHNEIYKHNRSTIAALHTIKKCLKYYPKGLKAKASTIKNILVLFIDNQNDEVVYQSGECWLLLHKIHGISDKEHMNNITEWKDFQLSLLSNIQYIINRTIVMPEESVSSPFIPNHFGAFTFEALKDPFERTSQAFRRIFNLIEYLKIALSKQFIFKKNICVHQILALIQNGLNTHVHQQNLQINHAYLEIFLPQMHIKLLELLEIVIKTCHTHLRMYFRLVLNILLEALEKTNKSMSQEANLKEVLNMRLVVYRVISLWCSTLQEGSHCEIIADTLIKEVFDDILTRRQTSKKSVSGPYLKHSPETPFSMLKCSLSNEDYRVLSQQAHSCLQQFLLSSGHLIKHQLLKAVHDTLLGICVQMHSQSSKEPDLVDTWDGRLEVYKSFTVLLKLRNYGCPTPSEIIWNLLHESRLFNNSIALKQSHSSNLLELMLHPQKADINFKSVDNLKKTTVFSTNETENRIDLLQTINSPEDTFCDSESPLISAIKTIENNNDDQNNTGYDNNSLNKKKPFEVVCKNYSKDLVAEDTTKKINEISDDHLLSSKINSTQSLEGQPQGICNDNNLKSDLISSCCSAEESVKMFPSNLENLDDAKMIADLEATFVGELK comes from the exons ATGGATCAAATCATAACTTCGACTCTGAAAAACCGTAGACGACGTTCTCTTGGATTGCGACTTTTAATATGCTACCTTAAGAAAAGTAACATTAAATTAGAAGATAATGTTCATACATGGACATGTTTATTAGTTCAATCATGCAAATTACCTGAGTTGTGTTTATATGgtgatttaatattttccGCCATGG CACTCCTTATGGACAAAATTCAGAGCGACGGTAATATGTCGAAAGCATTCGCATCTGCTCATTTATATAAAGTAGTCGAATGCTTATCTCACAACGAAATATATAAACACAATCGCTCAACTATTGCCGCCTTACACACAATCAAGAAATGCCTAAAATATTACCCAAAAGGATTAAAAGCTAAAGCATCAactatcaaaaatatattagtACTATTTATAGACAACCAAAACGATGAAGTTGTGTATCAATCTGGTGAATGTTGGCTTCTTTTACACAAAATTCATGGCATTTCCGATAAGGAACATATGAATAATATAACTGAATGGAAGGATTTTCAATTATCTTTACTGAGTAATATccaatatattataaatagaACAATAGTTATGCCTGAAGAATCAGTTAGCAGCCCCTTCATACCAAATCATTTTGGAGCTTTCACTTTTGAAGCGCTAAAAGATCCTTTTGAAAGGACTTCACAAGCTTTTCGACGGATTTTTAATcttattgaatatttaaaaattgctttaag caaacaatttattttcaaaaaaaatatttgcgtaCATCAAATCTTGGCTTTAATACAAAATGGACTAAATACACATGTACACCaacaaaatttacaaattaatcATGCATATCTTGAGATATTTTTGCCGCAAATGCACATAAAATTATTGGAGCTTTTGGAAATTGTCATTAAAAC ATGTCATACACACTTAAGGATGTACTTCCGGCTTgttctaaatattttattggaaGCCCttgaaaaaacaaacaaatcaatgTCACaagaagcaaatttaaaagaaGTTTT GAATATGCGCCTGGTGGTGTACAGAGTAATCTCCTTATGGTGCTCTACTCTACAAGAAGGAAGCCATTGCGAAATAATTGCGGATACTCTTATCAAGGAAGTGTTTGATGATATATTAACGCGAAGGCAAACTTCAAAAAAAAGT GTAAGCGGACCATACTTGAAACATTCACCTGAAACTCCATTTTCGATGCTGAAATGTTCATTAAGTAATGAAGACTATCGTGTGCTTAGTCAACAAGCACACTCTTGCCTACAACAGTTTTTGTTATCGTCTGGTCATTTGATAAAGCATCAACTTTTAAAG GCGGTGCACGACACCTTATTAGGAATTTGTGTTCAAATGCATTCTCAGTCTAGCAAAGAACCAGACTTGGTGGATACTTGGGACGGACGCTTGGAAGTTTACAAGTCTTTCACAGTGCTATTAAAATTACGAAACTATGGATGTCCTACGCCTTCTGAAATAATTTGGAATCTTTTGCACGAATCccgattatttaataatagcATTGCACTTAAGCAAAGTCATAGTTCAAACTTGTTGGAACTGATGCTTCATCCTCAAAAGGCggatataaattttaaaagtgTTGACAATTTAAAGAAAACAACCGTCTTTTCAACAAATGAAACGGAAAATAGAATCGATTTGTTACAAACTATCAATAGTCCCGAAGACACTTTCTGTGATAGTGAAAGTCCACTGATATCGGCCattaaaacaattgaaaataataacgATGATCAAAATAACACTGGCTACGACAACAATTCCTTGAATAAAAAGAAACCTTTTGAAGTCGTTTGTAAAAATTACTCAAAAGATTTAGTTGCTGAagacacaacaaaaaaaataaatgagatATCAGATGACCATTTGCTCTCATCAAAAATCAACAGTACACAGAGTTTAGAAGGACAACCCCAAGGAATTTGTAATGACAATAATCTGAAGTCTGATTTAATATCATCCTGTTGCAGTGCTGAAGAATCTGTAAAAATGTTTCCTTCGAACTTGGAAAATTTAGATGATGCTAAAATGATAGCCGACTTGGAAGCGACATTCGTTGgtgaacttaaataa
- the LOC6620132 gene encoding vacuolar protein sorting-associated protein 11 homolog: MDISVLEWKKVDLFNVIAVPFVKIPNTAEISCYCFPESKSSTEERNIKLVICDKNGNILTYFSNWDCITFKSPSNRKAIVLCSLTSNNCLATVTPDTNNGIHIDVFDLNRLTKKQAAPIIASAYTQPSSTPLCLNADVIDDKLLALAIGLGNGDILLHYGKITKNFSANIRQHTVSGNAVNGIHFDFKTQPLDTTQIMFVTCVQGVYCFMLKEKSIMDTKFVLDNDKGNLNYRSVMRKAGDCELNDSMLVVGRADAVYCYTPEGRGPCFAIEGAKECLAWVGHYLIVGVKNSNLKQNVTTLIVLDTENKIIVFQKQFQELFYVISETNFCYVVTNSRDANACDILMLEQNSIDVNIRLLVEKNMYNIALRLLHREGYNSTPETALVRFQYGNHLLQKGDISRATQEFIKTIGFIKPYAVISKLLYSRYNTFLLNYLSEWKKKNEPSSCHTRLIECCSKREQIKHEMQQDDSKHYKSPAEINHHLSTISKMYFACSLSDQLTVPVEEEHLLHQLLEYGPASLAVDLTTYLNNITFENAKESKNILSFCSILADHNDYCAKMLAKIIEAFPVCDEKLLFYLLVFYFKLWQVDKVSSSFVSDFIKTHCLRLDKTIIVSRLYTFFNVTQRIHRHQINTRTLHNETIGKCGENLMKNNSNVALNGNLSKRSFLMMLKSSCSNEEIKAIKIKPIFTDGLMRSVVDSVNELKLVENFNEKIKTSRSMLSLYTNNPIEFRNDKCDICHEMLSTQSIYFLCQHSFHRECLNYKSTKRKEKLLCIICKTRNLISPKHSSNFCCDSSDTIAALAKIVSIGNKLETKLMIGGRPKSDGVTSSNPFD, translated from the coding sequence ATGGATATAAGTGTGTTGGAATGGAAGAAAGTGGATCTTTTCAATGTAATCGCCGTACCATTTGTAAAAATTCCAAATACAGCAGAAATATCGTGCTACTGCTTTCCCGAATCAAAATCAAGCACTGaggaaagaaatataaaattagtaATTTGTGATAAAAACGGAAATATTCTTACTTACTTTTCAAATTGGGATTGTATCACCTTTAAGTCTCCATCCAACCGGAAAGCTATAGTTCTTTGTTCCCTTACCAGCAATAACTGCCTTGCGACTGTCACACCGGATACCAATAATGGTATTCACATTGATGTATTTGACCTTAATAGATTAACAAAAAAGCAAGCAGCTCCAATAATTGCATCTGCATATACTCAGCCTTCAAGTACGCCCTTATGCCTCAACGCAGACGTCATTGACGATAAATTGCTTGCGTTGGCGATAGGATTGGGGAATGGTGATATTCTCTTGCATTATggaaaaatcacaaaaaactTTTCTGCAAATATTCGCCAACATACTGTTTCTGGAAACGCAGTCAATGGAATACATTTTGACTTCAAAACACAACCTTTAGATACAACTCAAATAATGTTTGTCACATGTGTTCAAGgagtttattgttttatgttaAAAGAGAAGAGCATTATGGATACAAAATTTGTACTTGATAATGATAAAGGTAATCTTAATTACCGCAGTGTAATGCGCAAGGCTGGAGATTGCGAATTAAATGATTCGATGTTGGTTGTGGGACGGGCAGACGCTGTTTATTGCTACACTCCTGAGGGAAGGGGTCCTTGTTTTGCTATCGAAGGAGCAAAGGAATGCCTGGCTTGGGTAGGTCATTACCTGATCGTCGGCGTCAAAAATTCAAACTTAAAGCAGAATGTAACGACACTAATTGTTTTGgacacagaaaacaaaatcatAGTTTTTCAAAAGCAATTTCAAGAATTGTTTTATGTAATCAGTGAAACCAATTTTTGCTATGTTGTTACGAATTCTCGCGACGCGAATGCTTGCGACATATTAATGTTAGAACAAAACAGCATAGATGTTAATATACGTCTCTTAGttgaaaaaaatatgtataatattgCTTTGAGATTGTTGCATCGAGAAGGCTATAATTCAACGCCAGAAACTGCATTGGTACGATTTCAGTACGGGAATCACTTACTTCAAAAAGGAGACATCAGTAGAGCTACTCAAGAATTTATTAAAACCATCGGTTTCATTAAACCGTATGCTGTCATTTCGAAGCTTTTATATTCCAGATACAATACCTTTTTACTAAATTACTTGTCCgaatggaaaaaaaagaatgagCCTTCAAGCTGTCATACAAGACTTATTGAATGCTGTAGTAAGCGTGAACAAATTAAGCATGAAATGCAGCAAGATGATTCCAAGCACTATAAAAGCCCTGCGGAAATAAACCATCATCTTTCAACCAtatcaaaaatgtatttcgCATGTAGCCTTTCCGATCAGTTGACAGTTCCAGTTGAAGAAGAGCATTTATTACATCAATTGTTAGAATATGGACCTGCATCTCTAGCAGTTGATCTCActacttatttaaataatataacatttgaaaatgcaaaagaatcaaaaaatattctttCTTTCTGTTCCATTTTAGCAGATCATAACGATTATTGCGCTAAAATGTTAGCTAAAATCATAGAAGCCTTTCCAGTCTGTGACGAAAaactattattttatttgctggTCTTTTATTTCAAACTCTGGCAAGTAGATAAAGTAAGTTCAAGTTTTGTCTCAGATTTTATAAAGACACATTGCTTGCGATTGGACAAAACTATCATTGTAAGTAGgctttatacattttttaatgtgACACAAAGAATACACCGCCATCAAATAAATACACGCACATTGCATAACGAAACAATAGGCAAGTGTGGTGAAAACCTTatgaaaaataattcaaatgtggctttaaatggaaatttaagTAAAAGATCATTTCTCATGATGTTAAAAAGTTCTTGCTCCaatgaagaaataaaagcTATAAAGATAAAACCAATATTTACGGATGGATTAATGCGAAGTGTAGTTGATTCTGTGAATGAATTAAAGTTAGTTGAGAATTTCAACGAAAAGATTAAGACGTCGAGATCCATGCTGTCTCTCTATACAAACAATCCAATCGAGTTTCGTAATGATAAATGTGACATCTGTCATGAAATGTTAAGTACGCAGtccatttattttctttgtcaACATTCCTTTCATAGAGAATGCCTCAATTACAAATCGACAAAACGTAAAGAAAAGTTATTGTGTATTATATGTAAAACCAGAAATTTGATAAGTCCAAAACATTCTTCCAATTTTTGCTGTGATTCTTCAGATACTATTGCAGCACTTGCAAAAATAGTTTCTATAGGAAATAAGCTAGAAACTAAACTTATGATAGGAGGACGGCCGAAAAGCGATGGCGTTACATCTTCTAACCCCTttgattaa
- the LOC116800899 gene encoding homeobox protein MSH-C isoform X2, with the protein MNPQLEQDKSRLNSCIGKSIQIKKKGRLGAFSIDSILSTSEAHSSQNSLSKGNTNVTSSDVSKLYEFSFPQGGNKKTPLTNFQLCQGHHLRFPITFDDSTASRFIWRTESILPSYLTNSTNLQEKQLRKKFTDRKPRQAYSASQLERLENEFNLDKYLSVSKRVELSKSLSLTEVQVKTWFQNRRTKWKKQLTSRLKIAHRHGLWIPTLPITTIIPNTKYDTIE; encoded by the exons ATGAATCCGCAGCTCGAACAAGATAAGTCGCGATTAAATTCTTGTATTGGCAAAagtatacaaataaaaaaaaagggaagatTAGGAGCGTTTAGTATTGACAGTATTTTGAGCACTTCAGAGGCCCACTCATCGCAAAATAGTCTGTCCAAAGGCAATACTAATGTTACATCAA GCGATGTTTCAAAACTGTATGAATTTAGCTTTCCTCAGGGAGGAAATAAGAAAACCCCACTTACAAATTTTCAGTTATGTCAAGGACACCACCTCCGGTTTCCCATCACATTTGATGACAGCACAGCCTCGCGTTTTATATGGCGAACAGAAAGTATTCTTCCCTCTTATTTAACCAACTCGACAAACTTACAAg AAAAACAACTGAGAAAGAAATTTACTGACAGAAAACCTCGTCAGGCCTATAGTGCCTCACAGCTGGAACGTCTTGAAAATGAGTTTAATTTAGACAAATATCTTAGCGTTAGCAAGCGTGTTGAACTGTCAAAATCATTATCTTTGACGGAAGTTCAGGTAAAAACATGGTTTCAAAATCGTCGGACCAAATGGAAGAAGCAGCTGACTTCGCGGTTGAAAATAGCGCACAGACATGGACTATGGATACCTACCCTTCCCATAACAACTATTATTCCAAATACAAAATATGATACTATTGAATAA